Genomic window (Bacillus vallismortis):
TGTCCACAGCCCCATGGCGCCGTATGGGAAAAACTCACTCGTCTTATTTGGAATTTGTACATCGTGCTTTCCGCCGGATAAGATGCCGCATAATGCCAGGATGGCAATCACAATAAACATAAAAATAGCGGCTGTTTTGATGACTGCCAGTACGTTTTCAGTCTTCTCAAAAACAGACAGCCCGGTGAAAATAATCAGAAGCCCAAGTACCGCGTAGATTGAAGCGAACACCCATAGCGGGACTTGTGGAAACCAATGCTTCGTAAATAGCGAAATGGCTGTCAGCTGGCTTCCGGTAATCAGCATTTCTGATGACCAATACACCCAGCCGTTGCTGAACCCGGCCCATCTGCCGAATGCTTTTCTTGCATACGCGCAAAACGAGCCTTTTTCCGGCTGCTTTGCCGACAGCTTGGCAAGCTGCTCGAATACAAAATACGTGCCGATTGCCCCAATCAGAAATGAAAGCAGAACGGAAAAACCGCTTTTCACTATGGCAATGCTGGAACCAAGAAAAAATCCTGTTCCGATTGTGCATCCTATCCCGATTAATGACAGCTGCCACCAAGCCAAGTTTCCTTTTTGCTGGTCTTTTTTTGTTTGACTCATCAATTTCAACCCCTTTTATCTAAGGTTAGATTGCGACCCGCCTGAAGCTTATATACATCGGATTTTTGCCTCTTTTTACATGGAGAAGGCGGCGAACGCCCATACTAATGAAAAAAGGAGCGAAGCAATGACACAGCAATATATTATTGAGCCGAAAAAAGGGCTTGGTCTGAAGCTGAAAAAGGGGCAGGTTTTGAAGGTGGTTGATGTAGAAGGGCAGCAGATAGCAGATTTTGTCGCGTACCATGCCAAAGATTTTTATGAGCACCTTGATCAGGGCGCGACCATTGATGCCAATCATTCTATTCATGTGAAGGTCAATGACCATCTCTACTCCAATCTGTACAAACCGATGCTGACGCTGATTGAGGATACGGTCGGCAAACATGATCTCCTGCTTCCCGCCTGCCGACCTGATATGAACAGGCTGTTATACGGCAAGCAAAAGGATGAGTTTCAGGATACGTGCTATGACAATATGAACCGGGCGCTTGAGCAGTTTGGCGTACCGAAGCCTCACATGCATTACCCATTTGCGATTTTTATGAATACTGTCCTTGATGAGAGAGGGAACCTGTCTGTGGAAACGCCGCTTTCGAATGCCGGCGATTATGTAAGGCTGAGAGCGGAAACGGATTTGATTGTCGCGTTTTCTTCCTGTCCGATCGAAAAAGGAAAGTGTAATGGAGACAGTGTAACGTCAATACGGGTGGAAGTCAGCTGATCTCTCTTGTTCACTGCAAATGAAAACCTATGCTATATTTAATAGGGATACATAACGATGATTCATTTCCATTCAGTTGGGGAAATGATCAAATAAGAAACAGCGATTGTACAGGAGGAATGAGTAGGATGAGTGTGCAGGAAACGATTATGCGTGAATTACATGTGAAGCCCTCAATTGATCCAAAACAAGAAATTGAGGAACGAATCAATTTTTTAAAGCAGTATATAAAGAAAACCGGCGCTAAAGGCTTTGTATTGGGAATCAGCGGCGGACAGGATTCATCTCTTGCCGGGCGCCTTGCCCAGCTTGCCGTGGAAAGCATTCGCGAAGAGGGCGGAGACGCTCAGTTTATCGCGGTCCGTCTTCCGCATGGCACACAGCAGGATGAAGACGATGCCCAGCTCGCTCTGAAATTCATCAAGCCGGACAAATCCTGGAAATTTGACATTCAATCAACAGTCAGCGCTTTTGCAGATCAATATCAGCAAGAGACAGGCGATAAGCTGACAGACTTTAATAAAGGGAACGTAAAAGCGAGAACGAGAATGATTGCTCAATACGCGATCGGCGGCCAAGAAGGCCTTCTTGTGATTGGAACAGACCATGCGGCCGAAGCCGTAACTGGTTTCTTTACGAAATACGGTGACGGAGGCGCAGATCTCCTGCCGCTGACAGGCTTAACAAAGCGTCAGGGAAGAAGCCTGCTGAAAGAGCTGGGTGCACCGGAACGCCTATACTTAAAAGAACCAACTGCCGATCTGCTCGACGAAAAACCGCAGCAGACGGATGAAACAGAGCTTGGCATTTCCTACGATGAGATTGACGATTATCTTGAAGGAAAAGAAGTATCAGCGAAAGTGTCAGAAGCGCTGGAAAAACGCTACAGCATGACTGAACATAAACGTCAGGTTCCGGCGTCTATGTTTGATGACTGGTGGAAATAAGACCCAGAAAGCCCGCTCTCGGAGCGGGCTTTTGTTCATGTGCAGGATCTTTATTTGATGCGGATATGATTCTGCTTTACCATCAATCTGTCGGTGAACCTTCGGAGGCTGCCTCTCGTATCAGGGTCTAATGTAAGCTTGGCTTTCGCGGCAATGGTTTCTGCCGCATCCTGAATCGACATGTTGTCTGTTTGGAGGTGATCCGCAAAGACTGGTGATGACAATCCTTCAATGCAGCGGTCGATTTGTTTGGCGGCCCATGAGTTTTGTCCTTCTGCTCTTGTGCGCAGCCGTTTTAACAAGGTTTCCTTTGAAGCCATTAGTGTAAAGTGGTGAACCGTCTGGCCGTCATGTCTAAGCCTGCCGATGATCTCATTAAAGTATTCAGGGTGTACAATCGTCATAGGCACAATGATGATGCCGCGGTATGTATCGGTCAGGGAGGCAAGCAAGCTGTAATTGAACGCCCGCCATAAGGGATAGCTTTGAAAATCGTCCTCCGCGATCTCCGGCGGTATCATGGAGCGCATCGCAAATCCCATTTTCTCAGGATCATACACGTAAGACGGTTTCAGCCTTCTATGCAGTTCGAAGGCTGTTTGTGTTTTTCCGGAACCGAACGCCCCGTTTATCCAAATGATCATCTCCATTTCCCCCTTCTCACTTATGATACAAAAAAAGACCCTTCGAACGAAGAGTCAGCAGGAAAAACAATAAAAGCAGTGAGTTTGAAAGATTTTAATGCTTTTTTGCGTCGACGTATTAAAATATCTGTAAAAATGTTGTACAATGAATGTCATTCAGGCAAAAGCGCCGCCAAAAGGACGGGCAAGCCGGTATCTATATAAATATTCGTAAAATAAGCATATAATGAATATAAAATTTCATTCCTTAGGAGGATTTCGCCGAAGATGAACGCTAAACGAGCCATCCCAGTAAGAGAAAGAAATATCGTCCTGATCGGATTCATGGGTGTAGGAAAAACGACAATCGGCCAATTGGTCGCTAAAAAATTATATAGAGATTTTATCGATATAGACCAAGAGATTGAAAAAGATTTCAATATGTCGATCCCTGAGATGTTTGAGAAAAAGGGTGAAGATTTTTTTCGGAAAACGGAGAAGGAATATATTTTAGACATTTGCCATCATAAACGATTCAAAATCGTATCTCTGGGGGGCGGGTCATTTAAACAAGAGGAAATCAGAACGTGCTGTCTGGAAAACTGTCTCGTGCTTCATCTAGACCTGTCATGGGAGAACTGGAAGCAGCGAGCGGACTTATTGATCGAGAACCGCCCTGTGCTGCACAACCGTTCAATGGATGACATGGAACAGCTGTTTAACGAAAGAAAAGCCATTTACGACAAACACAATTCAAAAGTCGCAACAGACAACCTTTCTCCTGAAGAGGTCGCCGATTATATTGCGGAGACATTGAAAATCGGCTGGGACCTTTATCAGCCAATGTAAAAGCCGTGCGGAGCGCACGGCTTTTTATCATTTTATACCTTGAATCAAAATCGCTTTTAAGCAAAAGGAGTCGGGCTGTCCGTTTTGATTCAATTTGATACAGAACGTGTCACGTGCTTCGTCTGATGCTTGATGTAAATGGCTGATCATCTGTTTTTCTCGATCGGCAGGGGTTCCGCCCCGTTTGATCCAGCTTTCGTATTGAATCGGCAAATTCCACTTTTGGACTTCTTGATAGCCCAGCTGATTAGCGGCGAACATCGACTGCCATTCTGATAATGAGCTTTCCCGCACGTGGGAAGGGTCTCGGAGCCGGTTCAAATGATTGACAAACTCATCAAGAATGGGATCTTCAGGCGCGTAGTGATCGACCAAGAGAAAACGTCCGTCCTTTTTCAGCACACGTGCAACTTCGCTGACAGCTTTGCGGAGATCTGAAAAATGATGGGCCGCGTACCGGCAGGTAATGAGATCAAATGAATCGTCGGCGAAGGGAAGCGACTCCGCCGTTCCTTGCCGGAAACGTACGTTTTTCGTTCCTTTTTCTTGCGCAAAGGAGGATGCAACCTCTACCATTTCTATCGTCGCATCAATACCGATGCACTCCTGTGCATATGGAGAAAATGCCAGCGCCGTATGGCCGGCACCCGCTCCGATATCCAGCACCCGATGCTCAGCCCGGCATTGCGCCGTTTTGATCATAATACCCAAATCTTCCCCCTCGGCAAATACCTTCTCATCCCGATACATCTCGGCGTTTTTCGAAAACGGCGTTTCATTTGTCATGTCAACCAGCTCCTTTTTTCTGTTTGATGATATGGATTATGTTAGCAATTTCTGTTATGATTCGTCCAAGATATAAAAATGATAAAAACGATAGGTTTAACCTATGGAGGCTGAAATGGATATTAAAGTGATGGAATACGCAGCGGAAATCGCCCGGCGCCAAAGCTTTACAAAGGCGGCGGAGCATCTTCATATCGCTCAGCCATCTCTCAGCCAGCAAATCAAAAAGCTTGAGGCTGAGCTTGGGCTTACCCTTTTCCACAGATCCCACGGCTCTGTTACCCTGACACCCCACGGCCGGCGTTTCATTGAAAAAGCCGAGGACATCATTCGTTCCAGAGATGATTTGCTCCGGGAGATGCAGGAGCGGTCGCAGGGGCTTGGGCATAAGCTTTCCATCGGGATTCCCGCTGTCACGGGGAGATATCTCTTTCCGCCTCTGCTGAAGCAGTTTTTGGCGCGCTATCCTCATGTAGAGGTTCAGCTTGTTGAAAAAGACCCTGCTTCATTAGAGGAAATGACGGCAAAGGGAGAGGTCGACCTTTCTGTTTTGTCCTTGCCGATCGAGGATGAACGGCTTGCCATTACACCCTTGCTCACGGAACCGATTGTTCTCGCGGTGCCTAAGGAAAAACAAAGGTGGATGCCTCCGGAAATGACCGCGCTGATTGAGAAAGCGTTGGAAGGAGAGGAGGGCCGCCAGCCGTCCGTGCCCCTTGAAATGGCGAGGCACGTGCCTTTTATTCTGTTAAAAGAAGGCTTCGGTTTTCGAAGGACAGTTCTCGATCTCTGTGCGGAAAGCGGCTTTAAGCCGAATACTGCCTTTAAGACGAGCCATATTGAAACCGCGCAATCTCTTGTGGCAAACGGCTTAGGTGTGACAATGGCGCCGAATATGGTCAGAAGGGATAAGGACCCGGGTGTAATTTATTTATCTATTCAATCAGCGCCATCCCGAACCCTTGTCTTTGTATTTTTAAAGAACCGATATGTCAGTCTGACAGCTCAGGCTTTTATGGAAATGAGCCGGGAAAATCTTAAACAAACGTTTGATGAAGGCTGTTTGGAAAACAAAAGTGAAAATATTTAGAAAACGTGGTAGTATAGAATACAAACTAAAACTAATAAAACAAAGGGGAATAATCGGAAATGCAACTATTCGATATGCCGCTCGACCAATTGCAAACGTATAAGCCTGAAAAAACAGCACCGAAAGATTTTTCTGAGTTTTGGAAATCGTCTTTGAATGAACTTGCAAAAGTCCAAGCGGCACCTGATTTACAGCCAGTTGATTATCCTGCTGATGGAGTCAAGGTGTACCGCCTTACGTATAAAAGCTTCGGAAACGCCCGCATTGCCGGATGGTACGCGGTGCCTGACAAGGAGGGACCGCATCCGGCGATCGTCAAATATCACGGCTACAACGCAAGCTATGACGGTGAGATTCATGAAATGGTGAATTGGGCGCTTCACGGATACGCGGCATTCGGCATGCTTGTCCGCGGGCAGCAGAGCAGCGAGGATACGAGTATTTCTCCGCATGGTCACGCTTTAGGCTGGATGACGAAAGGTATTCTTGATAAAGATACATACTATTACCGCGGCGTTTATTTGGACGCCGTCCGCGCGCTTGAAGTCATCGGCAGTTTTGACGAAGTCGACGAAACTAGAATAGGTGTGACAGGCGGAAGCCAAGGCGGCGGCTTAACAATTGCCGCAGCAGCTCTGTCAGACATTCCGAAAGCCGCGGCTGCCGATTATCCTTATTTAAGCAACTTTGAACGGGCCATTGATGTGGCGCTTGAACAGCCGTACCTTGAAATCAATTCCTT
Coding sequences:
- a CDS encoding DUF1989 domain-containing protein; the protein is MTQQYIIEPKKGLGLKLKKGQVLKVVDVEGQQIADFVAYHAKDFYEHLDQGATIDANHSIHVKVNDHLYSNLYKPMLTLIEDTVGKHDLLLPACRPDMNRLLYGKQKDEFQDTCYDNMNRALEQFGVPKPHMHYPFAIFMNTVLDERGNLSVETPLSNAGDYVRLRAETDLIVAFSSCPIEKGKCNGDSVTSIRVEVS
- the nadE gene encoding ammonia-dependent NAD(+) synthetase encodes the protein MSVQETIMRELHVKPSIDPKQEIEERINFLKQYIKKTGAKGFVLGISGGQDSSLAGRLAQLAVESIREEGGDAQFIAVRLPHGTQQDEDDAQLALKFIKPDKSWKFDIQSTVSAFADQYQQETGDKLTDFNKGNVKARTRMIAQYAIGGQEGLLVIGTDHAAEAVTGFFTKYGDGGADLLPLTGLTKRQGRSLLKELGAPERLYLKEPTADLLDEKPQQTDETELGISYDEIDDYLEGKEVSAKVSEALEKRYSMTEHKRQVPASMFDDWWK
- the tmrB gene encoding tunicamycin resistance ATP-binding TmrB yields the protein MIIWINGAFGSGKTQTAFELHRRLKPSYVYDPEKMGFAMRSMIPPEIAEDDFQSYPLWRAFNYSLLASLTDTYRGIIIVPMTIVHPEYFNEIIGRLRHDGQTVHHFTLMASKETLLKRLRTRAEGQNSWAAKQIDRCIEGLSSPVFADHLQTDNMSIQDAAETIAAKAKLTLDPDTRGSLRRFTDRLMVKQNHIRIK
- a CDS encoding shikimate kinase, with the translated sequence MNAKRAIPVRERNIVLIGFMGVGKTTIGQLVAKKLYRDFIDIDQEIEKDFNMSIPEMFEKKGEDFFRKTEKEYILDICHHKRFKIVSLGGGSFKQEEIRTCCLENCLVLHLDLSWENWKQRADLLIENRPVLHNRSMDDMEQLFNERKAIYDKHNSKVATDNLSPEEVADYIAETLKIGWDLYQPM
- a CDS encoding class I SAM-dependent methyltransferase, translating into MTNETPFSKNAEMYRDEKVFAEGEDLGIMIKTAQCRAEHRVLDIGAGAGHTALAFSPYAQECIGIDATIEMVEVASSFAQEKGTKNVRFRQGTAESLPFADDSFDLITCRYAAHHFSDLRKAVSEVARVLKKDGRFLLVDHYAPEDPILDEFVNHLNRLRDPSHVRESSLSEWQSMFAANQLGYQEVQKWNLPIQYESWIKRGGTPADREKQMISHLHQASDEARDTFCIKLNQNGQPDSFCLKAILIQGIK
- a CDS encoding LysR family transcriptional regulator, whose amino-acid sequence is MDIKVMEYAAEIARRQSFTKAAEHLHIAQPSLSQQIKKLEAELGLTLFHRSHGSVTLTPHGRRFIEKAEDIIRSRDDLLREMQERSQGLGHKLSIGIPAVTGRYLFPPLLKQFLARYPHVEVQLVEKDPASLEEMTAKGEVDLSVLSLPIEDERLAITPLLTEPIVLAVPKEKQRWMPPEMTALIEKALEGEEGRQPSVPLEMARHVPFILLKEGFGFRRTVLDLCAESGFKPNTAFKTSHIETAQSLVANGLGVTMAPNMVRRDKDPGVIYLSIQSAPSRTLVFVFLKNRYVSLTAQAFMEMSRENLKQTFDEGCLENKSENI
- the cah gene encoding cephalosporin C deacetylase, producing the protein MQLFDMPLDQLQTYKPEKTAPKDFSEFWKSSLNELAKVQAAPDLQPVDYPADGVKVYRLTYKSFGNARIAGWYAVPDKEGPHPAIVKYHGYNASYDGEIHEMVNWALHGYAAFGMLVRGQQSSEDTSISPHGHALGWMTKGILDKDTYYYRGVYLDAVRALEVIGSFDEVDETRIGVTGGSQGGGLTIAAAALSDIPKAAAADYPYLSNFERAIDVALEQPYLEINSFFRRNGSPETEEQAMKTLSYFDIMNLADRVKVPVLMSIGLIDKVTPPSTVFAAYNHLETEKELKVYRYFGHEYIPAFQTEKLAFFKQHLKG